From Thermoflavifilum aggregans, a single genomic window includes:
- a CDS encoding S41 family peptidase yields MKPSKKLQVFLPLILSLVLALGMFLGFKLRDSYKLPHRGVQLFVGHPGTIDQILMLIRNKYVDSVNDSLLRNAAIDAILHHLDPHSVYIPPQDVAEVNEELDAEFGGIGVEYMLWHDSLTVLHVIPGTPAAKAGLQPGDVLLSANDAPLSGHSLTADQIRNLLRGPVGTSLTLQVKRFRQVQPFQLTLKRGEIPNSSIDAAVMLNPETGYIRLNVFGSDTYQKWKKAVTQLKQQGMRQLILDLRDNPGGYMDAALRIADECIPGRKLLLYTQGVHYPREDYYSSDNGIFENGKLAVLVNENSASASEILAGILQDWDRAAIIGRQTFGKGLVQEQYTLSNGGAIRLTVARYYLPSGRCIQKPYAQDPDFFAYHNTLSRYPDTDEFGPDSIHFRDTSPYYTRIRKRKVYAESGITPDILVPLDSAAVHPFIAHTRALGLMQYFALQYYLTHPSILQKFSTWKDFASGFSWQPGDLPGFLSFCRQQGLYPPTRLTSDEQAYLLTRLKAELARIIWGSEGYYAVHASASDHAVEKALAWMQQNGK; encoded by the coding sequence ATGAAGCCATCCAAAAAACTACAGGTTTTTCTACCTCTGATTTTGTCCCTGGTGCTGGCCTTAGGCATGTTTCTGGGATTTAAGCTGCGCGATAGTTACAAGCTGCCCCACCGGGGTGTACAATTGTTTGTAGGCCATCCCGGCACCATTGATCAGATTTTGATGCTGATCCGCAACAAATATGTGGACTCCGTAAATGACAGCCTGTTGCGCAATGCGGCCATTGATGCCATTCTGCATCATCTTGACCCGCATTCGGTGTATATCCCTCCCCAGGATGTAGCTGAAGTGAATGAGGAACTGGATGCTGAGTTCGGAGGCATTGGCGTGGAATACATGCTCTGGCACGATAGCCTCACCGTGCTTCATGTGATTCCCGGCACACCCGCTGCAAAAGCCGGACTACAACCGGGTGATGTGCTTCTTTCTGCCAATGATGCCCCTCTTTCAGGTCATTCTCTCACTGCCGATCAGATCCGGAATCTGCTTCGCGGACCTGTGGGTACCTCCCTTACCCTCCAGGTGAAAAGATTCCGTCAGGTACAGCCTTTTCAACTTACCCTCAAACGGGGTGAAATCCCTAATTCAAGCATAGATGCTGCTGTGATGCTGAATCCTGAAACAGGTTATATCCGGCTGAATGTCTTCGGCTCAGATACCTACCAGAAATGGAAAAAAGCTGTGACCCAGCTGAAGCAGCAGGGTATGCGCCAGTTGATCCTGGACCTGCGCGATAATCCAGGAGGCTATATGGATGCTGCCTTACGCATTGCCGATGAATGTATCCCTGGCAGGAAACTTTTGCTCTATACCCAGGGAGTTCACTATCCGCGGGAAGATTATTACAGCAGTGATAATGGAATTTTTGAAAACGGCAAACTGGCTGTGCTGGTAAATGAAAACTCCGCTTCTGCCAGCGAAATTCTGGCCGGCATCCTGCAAGACTGGGACCGGGCTGCTATCATCGGCCGGCAGACTTTCGGCAAGGGTTTGGTGCAGGAACAATATACCCTATCCAATGGCGGGGCTATCCGCCTCACGGTTGCCCGTTATTATCTGCCCTCCGGAAGGTGTATCCAAAAACCTTATGCCCAGGACCCCGACTTCTTTGCCTATCATAATACCCTCAGCCGGTATCCAGATACGGACGAGTTTGGCCCCGACAGTATTCATTTCCGTGATACCTCCCCATACTATACCCGCATCCGCAAAAGAAAAGTATATGCTGAAAGCGGAATTACCCCGGATATCCTGGTGCCGCTGGATTCTGCTGCTGTCCATCCCTTTATTGCCCATACCCGGGCACTGGGACTGATGCAATATTTTGCCCTTCAGTATTACTTAACCCATCCGTCCATACTGCAAAAGTTCAGCACATGGAAGGACTTTGCATCGGGTTTTTCCTGGCAACCCGGAGATCTTCCCGGATTTTTATCCTTCTGCCGGCAGCAAGGTCTTTATCCACCCACCCGGCTGACCTCTGATGAACAAGCTTATCTCCTCACCCGGCTTAAAGCAGAGCTGGCCCGCATCATCTGGGGCAGTGAAGGATATTATGCTGTCCACGCTTCAGCTTCCGATCATGCCGTGGAAAAAGCTTTGGCCTGGATGCAGCAAAACGGGAAATAA
- a CDS encoding UbiX family flavin prenyltransferase translates to MQGYTPLKLVVAVTGASGALYTRILLEKCMALSAQLQNVDLVWSRNAFTVWQAELGNDDYRQFPFPVYDVQDFQAPFASGSARYDAMVICPCSMGTLGRIANGISGDLITRAADVMLKERRKLICVIRDMPYNLIHIENMKRVTEAGGIICPASPSFYSRPATIEQLAATVVDRVLDLLGLEHHTFRWGSQH, encoded by the coding sequence ATGCAGGGTTATACTCCCTTGAAATTGGTTGTAGCTGTTACGGGTGCCAGCGGTGCCCTCTATACGCGTATTTTGCTGGAGAAATGCATGGCTTTATCTGCGCAATTACAAAATGTAGATCTGGTCTGGAGCAGGAATGCTTTCACTGTGTGGCAGGCTGAGCTGGGCAACGACGATTACCGCCAATTTCCTTTTCCTGTGTATGATGTACAGGATTTTCAGGCGCCCTTTGCTTCGGGTTCTGCCCGTTATGATGCCATGGTTATTTGTCCCTGCTCTATGGGCACGTTGGGACGCATAGCGAATGGCATTTCGGGAGATCTGATTACGCGCGCGGCAGATGTGATGTTAAAGGAGCGGAGAAAATTGATCTGTGTGATTCGGGATATGCCGTATAACCTGATTCACATTGAAAATATGAAACGCGTGACAGAAGCTGGAGGCATTATTTGCCCGGCCAGTCCGTCGTTTTACAGCAGGCCTGCCACCATTGAGCAACTGGCTGCTACTGTTGTAGACCGGGTGCTGGATTTGCTGGGTCTTGAACACCATACATTCCGCTGGGGAAGTCAGCATTGA
- the aroQ gene encoding type II 3-dehydroquinate dehydratase: MLRITIINGPNLNLLGKREPEIYGHTSFEAYLDQLRKRFPGVDIQYFQSNEEGALINALHEAGFSRDGILLNAGGYSHTSVALRDAVAAIPAPVVEVHISNIFARESFRHHSLLSAVCKGCICGLGLEGYALGVQYFLAQPSV; the protein is encoded by the coding sequence ATGTTACGCATTACTATCATCAACGGTCCCAATCTGAATCTGCTTGGGAAAAGAGAGCCGGAGATCTATGGCCATACCAGCTTTGAGGCCTATCTGGATCAGCTCAGAAAGCGCTTTCCCGGAGTGGATATCCAGTATTTTCAGAGCAATGAAGAAGGTGCATTGATAAATGCATTGCACGAAGCGGGTTTCAGCCGCGATGGTATTCTGTTGAATGCAGGCGGATACAGCCATACATCGGTGGCTTTGCGTGATGCAGTAGCCGCCATTCCGGCTCCGGTGGTGGAAGTCCACATCAGCAATATTTTTGCCCGGGAATCGTTCCGGCATCATTCTCTGCTCAGCGCGGTATGCAAAGGCTGTATTTGCGGACTGGGGCTGGAAGGCTATGCCCTGGGAGTGCAATATTTTCTCGCGCAACCTTCTGTATAA
- a CDS encoding 3'-5' exonuclease: MHLKRPLVFLDLETTGTNVATDRIVEIAMVKIFPDGSQQTKVKRINPGIPIPAEATAVHGISDEDVANCPTFKQVANEIKQFLDHCDLAGYNLHRFDIPMLVEEFLRIGQSFNLKDRHVVDVQKIFFRMEPRDLSAAYRFYCGKEIQNAHSAEADAMATYEVLQAQLKKYAELQAYHDLESLAKFTSDGDYVDVGRRMIRQNGEVLFNFGKHKGKPVRQVLTEEPQYYDWIMNGEFLLDTKEKLTEIWNSLQMENLKRAGKA, encoded by the coding sequence ATGCATCTGAAACGCCCTCTCGTTTTCCTGGATCTGGAAACCACTGGTACCAACGTGGCTACTGATCGGATCGTGGAAATCGCGATGGTGAAAATTTTTCCGGATGGTTCCCAACAAACCAAAGTAAAACGCATCAATCCTGGCATACCCATTCCGGCCGAGGCCACAGCCGTTCATGGTATCAGCGATGAAGATGTAGCTAACTGCCCCACCTTTAAACAGGTGGCCAACGAAATCAAACAATTCCTGGATCATTGTGATCTGGCCGGTTATAATCTGCATCGCTTCGATATTCCTATGCTGGTTGAAGAATTTTTACGGATAGGGCAATCATTTAACCTGAAAGACCGGCATGTTGTAGATGTGCAGAAAATTTTCTTTCGGATGGAGCCCCGTGATCTCAGCGCAGCTTACCGGTTTTACTGTGGCAAGGAAATTCAAAATGCCCACAGCGCAGAAGCTGATGCCATGGCTACCTACGAAGTACTGCAGGCGCAGCTAAAAAAATATGCTGAATTGCAGGCATACCATGACTTGGAAAGCCTGGCTAAATTCACATCCGATGGCGATTACGTGGATGTGGGCCGACGCATGATCCGGCAAAATGGTGAAGTGCTGTTTAATTTCGGTAAACACAAGGGCAAACCGGTTCGACAGGTACTAACCGAAGAACCTCAATACTATGACTGGATCATGAATGGCGAATTTTTACTGGATACCAAAGAAAAATTAACCGAAATCTGGAACAGCCTGCAAATGGAAAATTTAAAACGTGCGGGTAAGGCCTGA
- a CDS encoding N-acetylglucosamine kinase, which produces MEDTQTILIADSGSTKADWCLLHGGLPHYYRTSGISPYLLTENRIREILQTELVAHLPRGVHVSHIYFYGTGCAAHHHQQLMHKLLSEFFPAAKTEVHTDLVGAARAACGQSAGVVAILGTGSGLCYYEQGQIVKYRPGLGYILGDEGSGTYLGKKVLQYYLYEIFDEELREAFYEKYHETRDAILDKVYRQLTPNTYLASFSRFLSEHRGHYMVENILEDGLNDFFFYHVFKYKESWTCPVHFVGGVAWAYQDVLQEICILNELQIGRILHKPIEGLVVYHQAGILQS; this is translated from the coding sequence ATGGAAGACACGCAAACCATCCTGATTGCCGATAGCGGATCCACAAAAGCAGATTGGTGTTTGCTGCATGGCGGACTGCCACATTACTATCGCACATCAGGTATCAGTCCTTATCTGCTTACCGAAAACCGCATCCGGGAAATATTACAGACCGAACTGGTAGCACATTTGCCCAGAGGTGTTCATGTTTCACACATTTATTTTTATGGTACCGGATGTGCAGCCCATCACCATCAGCAGCTGATGCACAAGCTTTTATCGGAGTTTTTCCCTGCTGCAAAAACAGAAGTGCATACCGATCTGGTGGGAGCAGCACGTGCAGCCTGCGGGCAATCGGCCGGTGTGGTGGCTATTCTTGGCACAGGATCAGGTCTATGCTATTATGAGCAGGGGCAGATTGTAAAATACAGGCCAGGATTGGGTTATATTTTGGGAGATGAAGGCAGCGGCACTTATCTGGGTAAAAAAGTATTGCAATATTATCTCTACGAAATTTTTGATGAAGAACTCCGCGAAGCATTCTATGAAAAATATCATGAAACACGCGATGCCATTCTGGATAAAGTATACCGGCAGCTTACGCCGAATACTTATCTCGCATCCTTTTCCCGGTTTTTAAGTGAACATCGCGGGCATTACATGGTGGAAAATATTCTGGAAGATGGATTGAATGATTTCTTTTTTTATCACGTATTTAAATACAAGGAAAGCTGGACCTGTCCGGTACATTTTGTAGGAGGTGTGGCCTGGGCATATCAGGATGTGCTGCAGGAAATCTGCATTTTGAATGAACTGCAGATAGGCCGCATCCTGCACAAACCCATTGAAGGGCTGGTAGTCTATCATCAGGCCGGCATACTTCAATCCTGA
- a CDS encoding UDP-N-acetylmuramate--L-alanine ligase: protein MKIHFIAIGGSVMHQLAIALKQKGYEVSGSDDEIFDPARSNLLAAGILPAQPGWFPEKISPQLDAVVVGMHARNDNPELQKAKALNLKIYSFPEFIAHESCHKTRVVVGGSHGKTTITGMIMHVLKACGRTFDYLVGAAIPGFSQAVQLTDAPVIICEGDEYPASALDPRPKFHLLKPHIAIISGISWDHINVFPTWEQYLQQFAGFIEAIEPHGTLIYNQDDATVRELVQQSSRTDLQLIGYSLPRYTVEKGITFVYDDQQRPVALQIFGEHNLLNLQAARQACTLLGISGADFFHAIAGFTGASRRLELIASYPHAAVYRDFAHAPSKVKATIQALRKQFPNRRLIAVLELHTYSSLSASFQTQYAGCMDEAAVAVVFYSPHALALKRLPELTPDAIKQGFRRDDLHVFQNLDNLLSFLEQQDYQETNLLLMSSGNFDGMDIEYIRNLPVRPSSSTTPIH, encoded by the coding sequence GTGAAAATTCATTTCATCGCCATTGGTGGCAGCGTCATGCATCAGCTGGCCATTGCCCTGAAACAAAAGGGATATGAAGTTTCGGGTAGTGACGATGAAATTTTTGATCCTGCCCGCAGCAACCTGCTCGCAGCTGGTATTTTGCCTGCCCAACCCGGCTGGTTTCCGGAAAAAATCTCTCCTCAATTGGATGCTGTGGTGGTAGGCATGCACGCCCGCAATGATAACCCTGAATTACAAAAGGCAAAAGCTCTGAATCTGAAGATTTACTCTTTTCCGGAATTTATTGCTCACGAAAGTTGCCATAAAACCCGGGTGGTGGTGGGCGGCAGCCATGGGAAAACCACTATCACCGGCATGATTATGCATGTGCTGAAAGCCTGCGGGCGGACGTTCGACTATCTCGTTGGGGCGGCCATCCCGGGCTTTTCTCAGGCCGTGCAACTTACCGATGCGCCAGTTATCATCTGCGAGGGCGATGAATATCCTGCTTCAGCCCTGGATCCAAGGCCTAAATTTCATCTGCTGAAACCTCATATAGCCATCATCAGCGGTATATCGTGGGATCATATCAACGTCTTCCCTACCTGGGAGCAATATTTGCAACAATTTGCTGGATTTATCGAAGCCATTGAACCTCATGGCACATTGATTTACAACCAAGACGATGCCACCGTGAGAGAGCTGGTGCAGCAAAGTTCACGCACCGACCTTCAGCTGATCGGCTACAGCCTGCCCAGATATACAGTGGAAAAAGGCATCACCTTCGTATATGACGATCAGCAACGCCCGGTTGCTTTGCAAATATTTGGAGAACATAATCTGCTCAACCTGCAGGCAGCACGACAAGCCTGTACCTTATTGGGTATTTCCGGTGCAGACTTCTTTCATGCCATCGCCGGCTTCACCGGTGCCAGCCGGAGGCTCGAGCTCATTGCATCGTATCCGCATGCCGCCGTGTACCGCGATTTTGCCCACGCTCCTTCCAAAGTAAAGGCCACCATTCAGGCACTCAGAAAACAATTTCCCAACCGCCGGCTGATTGCAGTATTGGAATTGCATACCTACAGCAGCCTATCAGCATCTTTTCAAACCCAATATGCAGGATGCATGGATGAAGCTGCTGTTGCGGTAGTATTTTACAGTCCTCATGCCCTGGCTCTGAAACGCCTGCCCGAACTTACACCTGATGCCATCAAACAGGGCTTTCGCCGCGACGATCTGCATGTATTTCAAAATCTGGATAATCTGCTGAGTTTTCTGGAACAACAGGATTACCAGGAAACCAACCTGCTGCTCATGAGCTCTGGAAATTTTGACGGAATGGATATCGAATACATCCGCAACTTACCCGTACGACCATCCTCTTCTACAACGCCCATCCACTAA
- a CDS encoding DMT family transporter — MNAPKSGLSKALVELHVAILLAGITGPLGRLITLPAEELVWYRLGLSMPLFAVLSLWYQKPARPAGRLVPRFTHQQWTMLATNGALIGFHWICFFSSVKYANVSVALVCFATSSLFTALLDPVVNRNGLRWRQVGLSLLALAGIVVIFQFNTQYRLGIVFGLLAAVLSALFTLLNEKPAQQIQARTLSMYELLFAWLILSLVSPWYLRHHSIHWPAPMDWMYLLILSWLCTVFAFTLSLSALKHISPFTINLSYNLEPIYGILIAFALFHENRMLDTSFYVGFACIFLSVLMQTLYTLYKHRTGLVVSVNQRIETKGGSVFPAEESKM, encoded by the coding sequence ATGAACGCACCTAAATCCGGATTGTCCAAAGCCCTTGTCGAACTGCATGTGGCTATATTGCTCGCCGGCATCACTGGCCCTCTGGGACGATTGATTACATTGCCTGCAGAGGAGCTGGTCTGGTACCGGCTGGGATTGAGTATGCCCTTGTTTGCGGTTCTTTCCCTCTGGTATCAAAAACCTGCACGTCCGGCAGGCAGGCTTGTTCCGCGTTTTACGCACCAGCAGTGGACGATGCTGGCCACGAACGGAGCCCTGATCGGCTTTCACTGGATTTGCTTTTTTTCCAGTGTAAAATATGCCAATGTATCTGTGGCTCTCGTCTGTTTTGCTACCAGCAGTTTATTTACCGCGTTGCTCGATCCGGTGGTCAACCGCAATGGCCTGCGATGGCGGCAGGTGGGCCTGAGCTTATTGGCACTGGCCGGCATTGTGGTGATTTTTCAGTTCAATACCCAATATCGCCTGGGCATTGTGTTTGGTTTGCTGGCAGCGGTGCTTTCGGCATTGTTCACCTTGCTGAACGAAAAACCTGCCCAGCAGATTCAGGCTCGCACGCTGAGCATGTACGAACTGCTGTTTGCCTGGCTTATCCTCAGCCTGGTGAGCCCCTGGTATCTTCGTCATCACAGCATCCATTGGCCTGCTCCGATGGACTGGATGTATCTGCTGATTCTTTCCTGGCTTTGCACCGTTTTTGCATTCACCCTTTCCCTCAGCGCCCTGAAGCATATTTCACCTTTCACCATCAACCTATCCTACAACCTGGAACCTATTTACGGCATTCTCATTGCCTTTGCCTTGTTTCATGAAAACCGCATGCTGGATACGAGCTTTTATGTGGGCTTTGCCTGCATTTTTCTTTCGGTACTTATGCAAACCCTTTATACTTTGTACAAACATCGCACGGGATTGGTTGTTTCAGTGAATCAGAGGATCGAAACTAAGGGTGGAAGCGTGTTTCCGGCTGAAGAAAGCAAAATGTAG
- a CDS encoding polyprenol monophosphomannose synthase, whose product MTNRLVIIPTYNEKENIGRIITEIFSLPLAFDVLIIDDNSPDGTAGIVAAMQSVYPDRLFLEQRPGKMGLGTAYIHGFKWALQNGYDFIFEMDADFSHNPGDLIRLYEPCARNEADVAIGSRYVKGGKTENWPLDRSILSYGASLYVRLITWMPVKDSTAGFVCYRRQVLEQINLDEIQFWGYAFQIEMKFTAWKLGFRLLEVPITFVDRKQGTSKMNRGIIKEGILGVLKIQWQSLFKHYTRRLRRVPHNPAHTPHQPQ is encoded by the coding sequence TTGACGAACCGCCTGGTTATCATACCGACCTATAATGAAAAAGAAAATATCGGCCGTATTATCACGGAAATATTTTCTCTTCCATTGGCTTTTGATGTATTGATCATTGATGACAATTCACCCGATGGCACGGCCGGTATCGTTGCAGCCATGCAAAGTGTATATCCTGACCGGTTGTTTCTGGAGCAACGTCCTGGTAAAATGGGCCTGGGCACAGCCTACATCCATGGTTTCAAATGGGCTTTGCAGAATGGCTATGATTTTATTTTTGAAATGGATGCCGATTTTTCCCATAATCCCGGAGATCTGATCCGGCTTTATGAACCCTGTGCCCGCAATGAAGCTGATGTAGCCATAGGCTCAAGGTATGTAAAAGGTGGCAAAACCGAAAACTGGCCGCTGGACCGCAGCATCCTTTCCTATGGTGCTTCATTGTATGTTCGTCTCATCACATGGATGCCTGTGAAAGACAGTACGGCCGGCTTTGTGTGTTATCGCCGGCAGGTATTGGAACAAATCAACCTGGATGAAATTCAGTTCTGGGGATATGCTTTTCAGATTGAAATGAAATTTACTGCCTGGAAACTGGGTTTCCGCCTGCTTGAAGTACCCATCACCTTTGTGGATCGCAAGCAAGGTACATCCAAAATGAACAGAGGCATTATCAAGGAAGGCATCCTGGGGGTACTGAAAATTCAATGGCAAAGCCTGTTTAAACATTACACCCGCCGGCTTAGGCGCGTACCTCACAACCCGGCACATACGCCCCATCAACCACAATAA
- a CDS encoding succinate dehydrogenase cytochrome b subunit codes for MKWRQLFISPVGRKIVMGFTGLFLILFLIVHVTINACIFLNDHGETFNAVAHFMGTNILIHFLELGLFVGLILHIVQGWMLWSSNSKKRPVKYAVWGAKANSHWYSRSMGLLGTLIFIFLVIHLANFWVPNRYNYVVHGEELNLFERMKVVFSHPVVVLIYLGGLVSLSYHLMHGFQSAFRTFGMNSRRYIPIVKGIGVAFAIIVPMLFALMPILLYFKVIS; via the coding sequence ATGAAGTGGCGACAATTATTCATTTCACCGGTAGGCAGAAAAATTGTGATGGGCTTCACGGGGCTTTTTCTGATCCTGTTTCTCATAGTGCACGTGACGATCAATGCCTGCATTTTTCTGAATGATCATGGCGAAACGTTCAATGCTGTGGCCCATTTCATGGGTACCAATATTTTGATTCATTTTCTGGAGTTAGGTTTGTTTGTGGGATTGATTTTGCACATTGTGCAGGGCTGGATGCTCTGGTCGTCTAACAGCAAAAAGCGGCCGGTGAAATACGCGGTGTGGGGCGCAAAGGCCAACAGTCACTGGTATTCGCGTTCCATGGGCCTGCTGGGCACGCTTATCTTCATTTTTCTAGTCATTCATCTGGCCAATTTCTGGGTGCCCAACCGATACAATTATGTGGTGCATGGTGAGGAACTGAATTTGTTTGAACGGATGAAAGTGGTGTTCAGCCATCCGGTAGTGGTTTTGATTTATCTGGGTGGTCTGGTATCATTGTCCTATCATCTGATGCACGGATTTCAGAGTGCTTTTCGCACATTCGGAATGAATTCTCGGCGCTATATTCCCATTGTAAAGGGCATAGGTGTGGCATTTGCCATCATTGTGCCGATGCTGTTTGCGCTGATGCCGATTCTGTTGTATTTCAAAGTGATTTCCTGA
- the murQ gene encoding N-acetylmuramic acid 6-phosphate etherase, translating into MAAFIKITEQPSPHRHLEQLSIRELLIRINEEDKKVPYAVEEAIPAIEALVSAITDKMLAGGRLFYLGAGTSGRLGIVDASECPPTFGVPHGLVIGLIAGGDQAIRKAVEYAEDDPDQGWRDLQAHQVSTKDVVVGIAASGTTPYVVGGLKHCQGAGIVTGCITCNPGAPITEVADYPVVVVVGPEFITGSTRMKSGTAQKLVLNMISTTVMIQLGRVEDNKMVNMQLSNEKLIDRGVRMVMEKTGWQDYQQVKSILLAQGSVKKAIEAILQQMPSPR; encoded by the coding sequence ATGGCAGCATTTATCAAGATCACTGAACAACCATCTCCCCATCGTCATCTGGAACAGTTAAGCATTCGGGAGTTGCTTATCCGCATCAATGAAGAAGACAAGAAGGTGCCTTATGCTGTGGAAGAAGCCATCCCGGCCATAGAAGCATTGGTGAGTGCGATTACAGACAAGATGCTGGCAGGAGGTAGGTTGTTTTACCTGGGTGCAGGCACCAGCGGACGTTTGGGAATTGTGGATGCTTCGGAATGTCCGCCTACGTTTGGCGTGCCGCATGGCCTTGTAATAGGGCTTATTGCCGGTGGCGATCAGGCTATCCGCAAAGCTGTGGAATATGCCGAAGATGATCCCGACCAGGGATGGCGCGATCTGCAGGCACATCAGGTGTCTACCAAAGATGTGGTGGTGGGCATTGCTGCCAGCGGTACGACCCCGTATGTGGTAGGCGGGCTGAAACATTGCCAGGGGGCGGGCATTGTAACCGGATGTATTACCTGCAATCCGGGTGCACCCATCACGGAAGTAGCTGATTATCCCGTGGTAGTGGTAGTTGGGCCGGAATTTATCACCGGTAGTACCCGGATGAAAAGCGGCACTGCCCAAAAACTGGTATTGAATATGATTTCCACCACTGTGATGATTCAGCTGGGAAGAGTGGAAGACAACAAGATGGTGAATATGCAGCTCAGCAATGAAAAGCTCATTGACCGCGGTGTGCGGATGGTCATGGAAAAAACCGGATGGCAAGACTATCAGCAGGTAAAATCCATCCTGCTTGCACAGGGTAGTGTGAAAAAAGCCATAGAAGCTATTCTTCAGCAAATGCCCTCTCCTCGCTAA